One segment of Trichlorobacter ammonificans DNA contains the following:
- a CDS encoding helix-turn-helix transcriptional regulator, producing MKTRNKVKVLREKKLMSKSELARKAGVSVVTVDRIERGENCRLETMRKIILALGFSVEDRDAVFQDQG from the coding sequence ATGAAAACTCGCAACAAAGTCAAAGTGCTACGGGAAAAGAAGCTGATGAGCAAGTCGGAGCTTGCCCGAAAGGCAGGGGTTTCCGTCGTGACCGTCGACCGGATCGAGCGGGGGGAAAACTGCCGGCTTGAAACGATGCGCAAGATCATTCTAGCCCTGGGCTTTTCCGTTGAGGACCGGGACGCAGTATTCCAGGATCAGGGATAA
- a CDS encoding type 4a pilus biogenesis protein PilO has protein sequence MDPRLEKLFKLPDKQKITLFVALLVIEAAALVWFLYLPKHQELGKLTGEHAALQKEIAEKTSIAGNLPKLQKEYDELNASLAQALTELPNSREIPSLLTGITDVGKGAGLDFLVFKPKAEVKKDFYAEVPVDVVVSGTYHSVASFFASVANLPRIVNITNVDFTEVRAAGSRMTTKVSCLATTFRFLGKEEIQNDKTKPKK, from the coding sequence ATGGATCCTCGTTTGGAAAAACTGTTCAAGCTTCCCGATAAGCAGAAAATCACCCTGTTTGTCGCACTGCTGGTCATCGAGGCGGCGGCGCTGGTCTGGTTTCTGTACCTTCCCAAGCACCAGGAGCTGGGGAAGCTTACCGGGGAGCATGCCGCGCTGCAGAAGGAAATAGCCGAAAAAACTTCCATTGCCGGCAACCTGCCCAAGCTGCAGAAGGAATACGACGAGCTGAACGCATCGCTGGCCCAGGCGCTTACGGAGTTGCCCAACTCCCGGGAGATACCGTCGCTGTTGACCGGCATCACTGACGTGGGCAAGGGGGCCGGTCTTGACTTCCTGGTATTCAAGCCGAAAGCTGAAGTGAAAAAGGATTTTTACGCCGAGGTGCCGGTTGACGTCGTCGTATCGGGTACCTATCACAGTGTCGCCAGTTTTTTTGCCTCCGTGGCAAACCTGCCCAGGATTGTCAATATTACCAATGTTGATTTCACCGAGGTCCGCGCCGCCGGCAGTCGTATGACGACCAAGGTGAGCTGCCTGGCAACCACCTTCAGGTTCCTTGGCAAGGAAGAGATCCAGAATGACAAGACCAAGCCCAAAAAATAA
- a CDS encoding DUF748 domain-containing protein: MTHLLQVIAGTAAGHKKALLLAAAAVLLLLGASALVLPIVAKQQAEAQLRALTGRNVAIAGVSFNPLGMTLTIKDFRFMEQDNATPFVEFDRLKVSLSSMSIVRRAAVIDQLLLENPKIRLVRTAANRYNFSDILERLAARPKQEQRGESRFSLNNISISGGSIDFSDQAATTPVTHTVRELRLDVPFISNIPYLAEKYTDPQFSAVVNGGKLRFNGKAKPLAAAVEASLQVKLDNLSLPYFQPYIPANLPVRLDGGLLTLDWQVTYRIHKAKQPELLITGLTRLDGIDLKEKHGAPLAAFRRFEVQARELELFSRRAAFQRIALHDPLLHLSRDGAGRLNLQRLVSPSPVQPRATTPKAKAVPPSGPPLALTVGELLLDNGAVQFRDTLPTGGFTASLSGIAARITDLSTAAGARAAAYTLSLKGDRGESLTAKGTATLSPLAITSDVSLAGVALQRGWPYLQHLLQEPVKGTVAVAGSAAYSTADGLSLRDTSLHFRELSARYGHKDGAELSRIDIDGISFAQKGNRAEVNSIDVGSGTVRLSRESDGTLSPLLLLQKPAAAAPPAQAPPPAKAATAPLNYQVNGITVNGLSISFRDRITSNQPHFSLGNIRLKTGNLTGPHSSAMPLSFSATYGRRTPISINGSLTPQPLRYKGTVAFSRLPIRDFEEYIPDSINLFFVAGTLDSRMALDISLPPGGKPTGSFSGSAGVRGFHVVDTVMEEDLLKWESLQLDQINGRLEPFSLAIRQIALNGVYSRIAVRKDRTLNLQNLVRKPETAAAATQPGPPQAVQQQSSGSRQPQPPATQAGKGSIRIDTLTIQDGTLVFSDAHLPQQFKTTFHNLGGRVSGLSSEMNTRAEVDLRGNLENRSPLQITGTVNPLRDDLFVDLTISFKDIELSPATPYSGTYLGYTIDRGKLFLDLKYHIENKNLAAENKIFVDQFTFGDSVESDKATKLPVRLGVALLKDKNGQINLDLPVSGRTDDPQFSIWGVVWKVVQNLFIKAATSPFSLLASMMGSSEDLSAVSFKPGSSTLSETEEKKLSLLAKALTDRPGLKVEISGFIDKAADPEGYRAEVLEQKMRQEKYRELSRGRQRNGAGQPTADQVEIRPEDASRLLKAVYLKEKFPKPRNLIGMLKDLPDAEMRKLIIANTIVGEQELQQLAAQRAATVQQYLVSRGALDSQRLFLKRDDIYKAPKQEKGTGSRVELTPLAQ, from the coding sequence ATGACACACCTACTGCAGGTCATTGCCGGCACGGCAGCCGGGCACAAGAAAGCACTCCTCCTGGCGGCAGCCGCGGTGTTGCTGCTGCTCGGAGCAAGCGCCCTGGTGCTGCCGATAGTTGCCAAGCAGCAAGCGGAAGCACAGCTTCGCGCCCTGACCGGCCGCAACGTTGCCATCGCCGGCGTCAGCTTCAACCCCCTGGGCATGACCCTGACGATCAAGGACTTCCGTTTCATGGAGCAGGACAACGCCACCCCGTTCGTGGAGTTCGACCGCCTGAAGGTTTCCCTTTCCTCCATGAGCATCGTTCGCCGTGCAGCGGTCATCGACCAACTGCTGCTGGAAAACCCGAAGATACGTTTGGTGCGCACCGCAGCCAACCGCTACAACTTTTCCGACATCCTGGAGCGGCTGGCAGCGCGCCCCAAACAGGAGCAGCGCGGCGAGAGCCGCTTCTCGCTGAACAACATCAGCATCAGCGGCGGCTCCATCGACTTCAGCGATCAGGCGGCAACGACGCCGGTCACGCATACCGTCCGGGAGTTGCGGCTTGACGTACCGTTCATCAGCAACATCCCTTACCTTGCCGAAAAGTATACCGATCCGCAGTTTTCCGCCGTGGTGAACGGTGGAAAACTGCGTTTCAACGGCAAGGCAAAACCTCTGGCCGCGGCGGTGGAAGCTTCATTGCAGGTAAAGCTGGACAACCTGAGCCTGCCGTATTTTCAGCCGTATATTCCGGCCAACCTGCCGGTACGGCTGGATGGCGGCCTCCTCACCCTCGACTGGCAGGTAACCTACCGCATCCACAAGGCCAAGCAGCCCGAGTTGCTCATCACGGGGCTGACGCGGCTCGACGGCATCGACCTGAAGGAGAAACACGGGGCTCCGCTGGCTGCGTTCCGCCGCTTCGAAGTGCAGGCACGGGAGCTGGAACTGTTCAGCCGCAGAGCGGCATTCCAGCGGATTGCACTGCACGACCCGCTTCTTCATCTCTCCCGCGATGGGGCGGGACGTCTCAACCTGCAGCGCCTGGTGTCGCCGTCGCCGGTTCAGCCCCGTGCGACGACACCGAAAGCGAAGGCCGTCCCCCCGTCGGGACCGCCCCTTGCCCTGACGGTGGGCGAGCTGCTGCTCGACAACGGTGCCGTACAGTTCCGGGATACCCTGCCCACGGGAGGATTCACTGCCTCCCTGTCCGGCATTGCCGCCCGGATCACCGACCTCTCCACCGCAGCGGGAGCCCGGGCCGCTGCCTACACACTGTCCCTGAAGGGAGACCGGGGAGAATCGCTTACCGCCAAGGGTACGGCGACCCTCTCCCCGCTGGCGATCACCAGCGACGTCAGCCTTGCCGGCGTGGCGCTTCAGCGGGGCTGGCCCTATCTGCAGCATCTGCTGCAGGAGCCGGTCAAAGGGACCGTGGCGGTTGCCGGTAGCGCTGCCTACAGCACGGCCGACGGCCTCTCCCTGCGCGATACCTCGCTGCATTTCCGTGAGCTGTCCGCGCGCTACGGCCACAAGGACGGCGCGGAGCTCTCCCGTATCGACATCGACGGTATCTCGTTCGCTCAAAAGGGCAACCGCGCCGAGGTGAACAGCATTGACGTCGGCAGCGGCACCGTCCGGCTCTCCCGCGAATCCGACGGTACGCTGTCGCCGCTTTTACTGCTGCAAAAGCCGGCCGCCGCCGCGCCGCCGGCACAAGCGCCCCCCCCTGCCAAGGCTGCAACCGCGCCGCTCAACTACCAGGTGAACGGGATCACGGTCAACGGACTGTCGATCTCGTTCCGTGACCGGATAACGAGCAACCAGCCGCACTTCTCCCTCGGCAACATCCGGCTGAAGACCGGCAACCTGACCGGTCCGCACTCTTCCGCCATGCCGCTCAGTTTCAGCGCCACGTACGGCCGCAGGACGCCGATCAGCATCAACGGCTCACTGACGCCGCAGCCCCTGCGCTACAAGGGGACGGTGGCCTTCTCCCGGTTGCCGATACGGGACTTTGAAGAGTATATCCCGGACAGTATCAACCTGTTCTTCGTTGCCGGCACGCTGGACAGCAGGATGGCGCTGGATATTTCGCTGCCCCCCGGCGGGAAACCGACGGGCAGCTTCAGCGGCAGCGCCGGGGTACGCGGCTTCCACGTGGTGGACACGGTCATGGAGGAGGATCTGCTGAAGTGGGAGAGCCTGCAGCTGGACCAGATCAACGGCCGCCTTGAGCCCTTCTCCCTGGCTATCCGCCAGATCGCCCTCAACGGCGTCTATTCCCGCATCGCAGTCAGAAAAGACCGTACCCTGAACCTGCAGAATCTGGTACGCAAGCCGGAGACGGCCGCAGCGGCGACGCAACCGGGGCCACCGCAGGCCGTGCAGCAGCAATCCTCCGGGAGCCGGCAACCGCAGCCTCCGGCGACGCAGGCCGGGAAGGGATCGATACGGATCGATACCCTGACCATCCAGGACGGCACCCTGGTCTTCAGCGACGCCCACCTGCCGCAGCAGTTCAAAACCACCTTCCACAACCTGGGGGGACGGGTCAGCGGTCTCTCCTCGGAGATGAACACCCGGGCCGAGGTGGACCTGCGGGGCAATCTGGAGAATCGCTCTCCACTGCAGATTACCGGCACGGTCAACCCGCTGCGCGACGACCTGTTCGTGGACCTGACCATCTCCTTCAAGGATATCGAACTGTCGCCGGCAACCCCCTATTCCGGCACCTATCTGGGGTACACCATTGATCGCGGCAAGCTGTTCCTCGACCTCAAGTACCATATCGAGAACAAGAACCTGGCTGCCGAAAACAAGATTTTCGTCGACCAGTTCACCTTCGGCGACAGTGTGGAAAGCGACAAGGCCACCAAGCTGCCGGTGCGGCTGGGGGTGGCGCTGCTCAAGGACAAGAACGGTCAGATCAATCTGGACCTGCCGGTCAGCGGCCGCACCGACGATCCGCAGTTCAGCATCTGGGGTGTGGTCTGGAAGGTGGTGCAGAACCTCTTTATCAAGGCCGCCACCTCTCCCTTCTCCCTGCTGGCCTCGATGATGGGGTCCAGTGAAGACCTGAGTGCCGTTTCCTTCAAGCCGGGCAGCAGCACACTCTCGGAAACGGAAGAGAAAAAGCTGTCCCTGCTGGCCAAGGCCCTGACGGACCGTCCGGGACTCAAGGTGGAGATCAGCGGCTTCATTGACAAGGCCGCCGACCCGGAGGGGTACCGCGCCGAAGTGCTGGAGCAGAAGATGCGTCAGGAGAAGTATCGAGAACTGTCCCGGGGCCGTCAGCGCAACGGCGCCGGACAACCGACAGCGGATCAGGTCGAGATCAGGCCGGAGGATGCCTCACGGCTGTTGAAAGCGGTGTATCTGAAGGAAAAGTTCCCCAAGCCGCGCAACCTGATCGGCATGCTCAAGGACCTGCCCGATGCGGAGATGCGCAAGCTGATCATCGCCAACACCATCGTGGGCGAGCAGGAACTGCAGCAACTTGCCGCGCAGCGGGCCGCCACGGTACAGCAGTACCTGGTATCAAGGGGCGCCCTGGACTCCCAGCGGCTGTTCCTGAAGCGGGACGACATCTACAAAGCGCCGAAACAGGAGAAAGGAACGGGCAGCCGGGTTGAACTCACCCCCCTTGCCCAGTAA
- a CDS encoding PilN domain-containing protein, with protein MIRINLLPVRAAKKKETALQQLVILVAGILLVLVIVLGLWLMRLGQISRLNKDIVAAKAKIGELDQKIGKLNSLKKLRDEVKKKLDVLSQLRKNKTGPASRLAALSDITPDRLWLETYRESGADIKISGLAFSEELIAQFIRALEDSPEFEKVDLVVSEQKEVTGTKLKRFELTFRIEMPKPPPAQDTQQPKK; from the coding sequence ATGATCAGGATCAACTTACTTCCGGTTCGCGCCGCCAAGAAGAAGGAAACCGCACTCCAGCAGCTTGTCATCCTGGTGGCCGGCATCCTGCTGGTACTGGTGATCGTGCTCGGCCTGTGGCTGATGCGGCTTGGCCAGATCTCCCGTCTCAACAAGGATATTGTCGCCGCCAAGGCCAAAATCGGAGAACTGGATCAGAAGATCGGCAAGCTGAACAGCCTGAAGAAGCTGCGGGACGAAGTAAAGAAAAAGCTTGATGTCCTGAGCCAGCTTCGCAAGAACAAGACCGGCCCGGCGAGCCGGCTGGCGGCGCTCAGCGACATTACGCCGGACCGGCTCTGGCTGGAGACCTACCGCGAAAGCGGCGCAGACATTAAGATCAGTGGTCTTGCCTTCAGCGAGGAGTTGATCGCCCAGTTCATCCGGGCGCTCGAAGATTCCCCCGAATTCGAGAAGGTCGATCTGGTGGTATCGGAACAGAAGGAGGTTACCGGTACCAAGCTCAAGCGCTTTGAGCTGACCTTCCGGATAGAGATGCCCAAGCCTCCCCCGGCCCAGGATACGCAACAACCCAAGAAGTAA
- a CDS encoding pilus assembly protein PilP, with protein sequence MTRPSPKNKRLVAGVLVLASGLLLGAGGTGKTVTVQKTAGPAASAPPVAALPMVTVPIQKQTSSLRYMPAQHMQFDFSKKKDPFKPFLVVKPEAVAGSVKRVEKPLLPIHSFTLEQFRLIGVVADPKGNRAMVVDPSGKGYVLKVGMTIGRDEARITRIDTSGVEAVRQYRDEKGKAHKETARIPLQRNP encoded by the coding sequence ATGACAAGACCAAGCCCAAAAAATAAGCGTCTGGTTGCTGGCGTACTGGTGCTGGCGAGTGGTCTGCTGCTGGGAGCGGGGGGCACCGGGAAGACGGTGACGGTTCAGAAGACGGCCGGTCCTGCCGCGTCGGCACCGCCGGTGGCCGCGTTACCAATGGTAACCGTGCCGATCCAGAAACAGACCAGTTCCCTGCGCTATATGCCGGCTCAGCACATGCAGTTCGATTTCAGCAAGAAGAAGGACCCGTTCAAGCCGTTCCTGGTGGTCAAGCCTGAAGCCGTTGCCGGCTCGGTCAAGCGGGTTGAAAAACCGTTGCTGCCGATCCACAGCTTTACACTGGAGCAGTTTCGTCTGATCGGCGTGGTGGCCGATCCCAAGGGTAACCGGGCCATGGTGGTCGATCCGTCCGGGAAGGGGTACGTCCTGAAGGTGGGCATGACCATCGGCAGGGATGAGGCCCGGATCACCCGTATCGACACCTCGGGTGTGGAGGCGGTACGACAGTACCGTGACGAAAAAGGCAAGGCGCACAAAGAAACGGCCAGGATTCCTCTGCAGAGGAATCCGTAA
- a CDS encoding DUF1450 domain-containing protein, translating to MKVRLCNKSPKGKNRFARELKEKIPGIDVKVRGCLKQCGTCRERPFALLDGHRVISAETWEELGQRLAAYQDEA from the coding sequence GTGAAAGTCCGCCTGTGCAACAAGAGCCCCAAGGGGAAGAACCGCTTTGCCCGGGAGCTCAAGGAGAAGATTCCCGGCATCGATGTCAAGGTCAGGGGATGCCTCAAGCAGTGCGGCACCTGCCGGGAGCGCCCCTTTGCCCTGCTGGACGGGCACCGGGTCATCAGTGCAGAAACCTGGGAGGAGCTGGGTCAGCGGCTGGCGGCATACCAAGACGAAGCATGA
- a CDS encoding ferritin — translation MISSSMAAALNKHMNFELHSANIYLSMSSCANEMGFKGAATWFMVQYQEEMVHFMKFYNYLVDQGVNISILASTAVPNTYSSLLDMFTKTLAHEQTITGCINDLTEQAVQERDHATQIFLQWFVTEQIEEENNDRDILAKLKIVGTDGHGLLMIDSELGQRVFVPPAGGAAPFPVA, via the coding sequence ATGATCAGTAGCTCAATGGCTGCGGCACTGAACAAGCACATGAATTTCGAACTGCACTCCGCCAATATCTATCTTTCCATGTCATCCTGCGCCAACGAGATGGGCTTCAAGGGGGCCGCCACCTGGTTCATGGTTCAGTACCAGGAGGAGATGGTCCATTTCATGAAATTCTACAACTACCTGGTTGACCAGGGGGTCAACATCAGTATCCTGGCCAGCACGGCGGTGCCCAATACCTACAGCTCCCTGCTGGACATGTTTACCAAGACCCTGGCCCATGAGCAGACCATTACCGGCTGCATCAACGACCTGACCGAGCAGGCGGTGCAGGAGAGGGACCATGCCACCCAGATTTTCCTGCAATGGTTCGTCACCGAACAGATCGAGGAGGAGAATAACGATCGGGACATTCTTGCCAAGCTGAAAATCGTCGGCACGGACGGGCACGGGCTGCTGATGATCGACAGCGAGCTGGGGCAGCGGGTGTTTGTGCCCCCTGCCGGTGGTGCCGCACCGTTCCCGGTTGCCTGA
- the pilM gene encoding type IV pilus biogenesis protein PilM has protein sequence MFGLFRRKKDLIGIDIGSSSVKLVQVVAEKDGYRLLNLGIVPLPHEAIVDNSLMDTAAVVTAVKDLVGSLGIATKDVACSISGNAVIIRKIVLPVMTTEELEEQINWEAEQYIPFDIKDVHVDFQILGPDPGDPAKMQVLLVASKKEIINDYVAIFSDAGLNLAVMDVDAFAVQNAFELNTAPSDEVRALVNVGAGIMNINVVRDGLTLFTRDVQMGGQQYTEEIQKQLGYNSDEAETRKMLAGELGDRHLTDVIERVNESVAQEVRRSIDFYNSTAVHEDRITALSISGGCSKIHGLKDAVQARLGMEVDLLNPFAHLRYDEKMFDPEYLKEIAPLMAVGVGLAMRRLGDK, from the coding sequence ATGTTTGGACTGTTCAGACGCAAGAAAGACCTGATCGGTATCGATATCGGTTCCAGTTCGGTCAAGCTGGTCCAGGTGGTGGCGGAGAAGGATGGCTACCGTCTGCTGAACCTCGGTATCGTCCCGCTTCCCCATGAGGCGATTGTCGACAACAGTCTCATGGACACCGCGGCGGTGGTTACGGCGGTCAAGGACCTCGTGGGCAGCCTGGGCATCGCCACGAAGGATGTTGCCTGTTCCATTTCCGGCAACGCGGTGATCATCCGCAAGATCGTCCTGCCGGTAATGACCACGGAGGAGCTTGAGGAACAGATCAACTGGGAGGCGGAACAGTACATCCCCTTCGACATCAAGGACGTGCATGTCGATTTTCAGATCCTGGGTCCCGATCCGGGAGACCCGGCCAAGATGCAGGTGCTGCTGGTGGCCAGCAAGAAAGAGATCATTAACGATTATGTCGCCATCTTCAGCGATGCCGGTTTGAATCTTGCCGTCATGGATGTGGACGCCTTCGCCGTCCAGAATGCCTTTGAACTCAATACCGCTCCCTCCGACGAGGTGCGCGCCCTGGTCAACGTGGGTGCCGGCATCATGAACATCAACGTGGTGCGGGACGGTCTGACTCTGTTTACCCGCGACGTGCAGATGGGGGGGCAGCAGTACACCGAAGAGATTCAGAAACAGTTGGGCTACAACAGCGACGAGGCGGAAACCAGGAAGATGCTGGCAGGTGAGCTGGGCGACCGCCACCTGACGGATGTCATCGAGCGGGTCAATGAGTCGGTTGCCCAGGAGGTACGACGCTCCATCGATTTCTACAACTCCACGGCGGTGCATGAAGACCGGATTACGGCCCTCAGCATTTCCGGCGGCTGTTCCAAAATCCACGGCCTGAAGGATGCCGTTCAGGCCCGTCTGGGCATGGAGGTGGACCTGCTGAATCCCTTTGCCCATCTCAGATATGACGAAAAAATGTTCGACCCGGAATATCTGAAGGAAATAGCCCCCTTGATGGCGGTTGGCGTGGGGCTGGCCATGCGGAGGCTCGGGGATAAATGA